GAGCTTTCGGCGATGGACAACGTCATCATCACCCCGCATTCCGCCTTCTACACTCAGACTTCCGTGCGCAACATGGTCATGCACAGCATGACCGATGTCAAGCGCGTCACCGAAGGCAAGGAACCGGTCTACAAGGTGGACTGCTGAATCGGCTTTTAACAGCCAAAAAAGGAATTCAAGCATAAAATCAGGCGATTTTTGTGCTTGAATTCCTTTTTGTTTTGCATTGAGCCATCGAGGCGACGTGAGAATATAAGGTTTGATGACATTGGTCTGAAGTTTGTCAGGCCGATTTGAGACTTCGAGGGATGACAAGGAGCGGGTATGCCGAGACGCGGGGCGTTACAAGCGGGGGAGAAGGTCCAGTTTACGGACCGCAAGGGCAAGAAGATCACTGACCAGCTTGTTGTCGGTGGTTCCACCCAGACCGACCACGGCATCATCCTGCACGACGATGTCATCGGCTCGAGTGAAGGCATCGTCGTCACTACCGTCACCTCGAAGCGCGAGGCGCAGATAAGCGGCGGCACGCCTGGCCATGACAAGCCCAAGCCATGGAAGGCGGCACGTGCTATCGGCGGTTGGGATTACGCGGTCATGCGGCCGAGGCTCGCGGATTATGTGCTTTCCATGCCGCGCGGAGCGCAGATCATGTATCCGAAAGACATCGCCCAGGTCATTCAGCTTGGCGATATACGCGCTGGAATGAACGTTTTGGAATCCGGTGCCGGCAGTGGCGCGATGAGCCTCAATCTGCTTGATGCCGTGGGGGAGCAAGGCCACTTGACCACCATCGAGATGCGTCCCGAATTCGCCAAAATAGCCGAGGCCAATGCGACGCTATATTATGGCAAACGCCCGGAATGGTGGGATTTGCTGACTGGTGATTTCGATACGGTTGCTGCAAAACTTGCGAACGGCATTGAATCTGCTGATAGACCTGCTGCTGGTAAAGTAGTCGATGATTATCCGATAACACAGTCGGATATGGTAGGCGATAAAGATTCGTTAACTGAATCGACTAATGATGTGGCAGCTAGCCTGACTCAATTTTCTTCTCAACCATTCGATCGTATAGTCCTCGACATGCTCGACCCGTGGAATCGGCTTGAACAAGCCTATTGTGTCATCGCCCCCGGCGGAGTGCTCATCGTCTACATCACCACAACCACGCAGATGTCCCGTTTCTGTGAGGCCTTGCGCGATGCCGGTTGCTGGATGGAACCGGAGGTGCAAGAGACGTTCGAACGTACCTGGAAGGCACAAGGTCTCGCCGTCCGTCCGGACCATCAGATGATCGGTCATACCGGTTTCCTCATCGTCACCCGAGCCATGGCTCCTGGTTTTGGAGCCCTGCACAAACGTGACCGTGCCACCAAAGACACCGTCACCGATATTGATTCCCTGACCGATGAAGACCGCGAATCCCGTCTTGCCGACCTCGAACTGCGCGACATCAGCGACCGCAAGCTTCGCAAGGTTCTGCGCGATCTC
The window above is part of the Bifidobacterium sp. ESL0732 genome. Proteins encoded here:
- a CDS encoding tRNA (adenine-N1)-methyltransferase, with translation MPRRGALQAGEKVQFTDRKGKKITDQLVVGGSTQTDHGIILHDDVIGSSEGIVVTTVTSKREAQISGGTPGHDKPKPWKAARAIGGWDYAVMRPRLADYVLSMPRGAQIMYPKDIAQVIQLGDIRAGMNVLESGAGSGAMSLNLLDAVGEQGHLTTIEMRPEFAKIAEANATLYYGKRPEWWDLLTGDFDTVAAKLANGIESADRPAAGKVVDDYPITQSDMVGDKDSLTESTNDVAASLTQFSSQPFDRIVLDMLDPWNRLEQAYCVIAPGGVLIVYITTTTQMSRFCEALRDAGCWMEPEVQETFERTWKAQGLAVRPDHQMIGHTGFLIVTRAMAPGFGALHKRDRATKDTVTDIDSLTDEDRESRLADLELRDISDRKLRKVLRDLGDQLREI